The following proteins come from a genomic window of Panicum hallii strain FIL2 chromosome 8, PHallii_v3.1, whole genome shotgun sequence:
- the LOC112902948 gene encoding uncharacterized protein LOC112902948 gives MASRRFFAYDPYDYYYATPYHYRYPYYPYQQQPAPSRGAGGFFADAAPEPVSVAPRPRVESSRPFSIPVRFVGSDPEPERGTARMPRKRAPTAEEAAVRVQAATRGFLARRSVRAVREVEREAEEAGGKIAREAEALRGDARARIAVGEALMRMLLRLDAVRGAREYRRRVTKRVLALQDAVDALEPKTAPVAVAEENESEVTAETAEGNAGPELPDVVERSGEIETKAVSKTAADMEVDGDGAGGEQGDAEEAEKAQDAGNLDGDKPEGSDAEGEWEMVTEEPEPAAAPASRSEAPRPQEPAGAEIRTMETEAGVGGLDTRKVMEMMAALCERSAQQCAVIGALAERVDALERDVRRAEDAERRRRRAKKLRKEGKGSSHGKCYSD, from the coding sequence ATGGCGTCTCGCCGGTTCTTCGCCTACGACCCGTACGACTACTACTACGCCACCCCGTACCACTACCGCTACCCGTATTACCCGTACCAGCAGCAGCCCGCCCCGtcccgcggcgccggcgggttcTTCGCGGACGCCGCGCCGGAGCCGGTGAGCGTGGCTCCGCGGCCCAGGGTCGAGTCGTCGAGGCCGTTCTCCATCCCCGTCCGCTTCGTCGGGTCCGACCCGGAGCCCGAGCGCGGGACGGCTAGGATGCCGAGGAAGCGGGCGCCGACGGCGGAGGAGGCCGCGGTGAGGGTGCAGGCGGCGACGCGCGGGTTCCTGGCGAGGCGGTCGGTGCGGGCGGTGCGCGAGGTGGagcgggaggcggaggaggctgGGGGAAAAATCGCGCGCGAGGCGGAGGCGCTGCGCGGGGACGCGAGGGCGCGGATCGCCGTCGGGGAGGCGCTGATGAGGATGCTGCTGCGGCTCGACGCGGTGCGCGGCGCGCGGGAGTACCGGAGGAGGGTCACCAAGCGGGTGCTCGCGCTGCAGGACGCCGTCGACGCCCTCGAGCCCAAGACGGCGCCGGTTGCCGTAGCGGAGGAGAACGAgtccgaggtgacggcggagacGGCCGAGGGGAACGCGGGTCCGGAGCTTCCTGATGTGGTGGAGCGCAGTGGCGAGATCGAAACGAAGGCGGTTTCCAAGACGGCTGCCGATATGGAGGTGGATGGGGACGGagccggcggcgagcagggaGATGCGGAGGAAGCGGAAAAGGCGCAGGACGCGGGGAACCTCGACGGTGATAAGCCGGAAGGTTCGGACGCGGAGGGCGAGTGGGAGATGGTGACGGAGGAACCcgagcccgcggcggcgccggcatcGCGCTCCGAGGCGCCGCGGCCCCAGGAACCGGCGGGAGCAGAGATCCGGACGATGGAAACGGAGGCCGGCGTCGGCGGCCTGGACACGCGGAAGGTGATGGAGATGATGGCGGCGCTGTGCGAGCGGAGCGCGCAGCAGTGCGCGGTGATCGGCGCGCTGGCGGAGCGCGTGGACGCGCTGGAGCGCGACGTGCGGCGGGCCGAGGACGCcgagcgccgccggcggcgtgcCAAGAAGCTGAGGAAGGAGGGGAAGGGGAGCAGCCACGGCAAGTGCTACAGCGACTGA